TCTTATAATTCTCCATTAAATGCTCTTTGCATAAGTGAATTAAAGTTATTTTGTAGCTCTTCTAAACTACTTTGCATTTCAAATTTCAATTTGTCTACTTGTTTGAAGAATATAGCAAACTCATTTTGTACTTCAATTGGCGGAAATATAAACTCTAATTCTGATAATTGACTTTTGCTTAAGATTCCTTTTAATGCCATATTAATTGTACTTTGTATATATGCTTGTGATAAATTAAATTGTTCAAACATAAAGAATACATTATTATCTAATGTTTCTATTCCATTTATTTGTTGATTAAATGATACCATTCTGTCTGCTATAGCGACATTACCAATACATTTAAGACTTCCTGCTATACAGGTCATTAAAATACTATTTGCTTCAACACTTCTCCCTACCTTTAATCCTTCTTCAGATAAGTATTCTTTTGCCGTAGTTAAATAAGTACCAGCATTTGTTATATTATCTGACTTAATCCATTCTATGTAATCACCATAATACTCATCTACTTTTCTTGATGGAGTGTTACCTGTAACAATATTACACTCATCAGCTAATTTTCTTTTCTCCCATCCCTTAGGATTTATCACTGGGTCACCAAACATCTCGATAAATCTTGATTTAACTAACTCATCAAGCAACCTATTACATTCTTCCCTCTTAGAAATAGCACCTTCAGCTCTTTCTAAAATAGAAACAATTCTTTCTTGTTCTTCCAAAGGTGGTACCTTTAAAATAATTTTTTCTGCAGCTCCTTTTGTAAGCTTTAGTCTTGTACTTCCAGTTACATACTTCATTACATTATAAAAACTTAAAGCCTTACATAAGTATTTTGTTGTTATAATACCTTTATTAGCTCTTAATACATGTGCATGATTATTAACCCAGGATTTTCCTTCTATCATATATGCAATAGGTTTCTCTTTAGACCCAAAATGGCCTCCATCCTCTGCTAATAATACAAGTTCTTCATCAAATATATAAGAATCTATACTACCTTGAATACCATTAGCACCGTAATAAGGATATGGTCCTGGAACTCTATTCTGTTCTTTTACTGGTTTTCTTAATCCATCTAAAAAAGTTGTACATTCTTTTAATGTATACTCTTTCCATCCTTGTGGTAACTTCTTACTCATGTCCATTCACCATCTTCTTTAAAGCCTTAATATCCTCTAAAATACTCATCTCAAGCTTCTCAAGCTTCTCCATAATCACCTCAGAAGCTTCATAAACAACTTCCTCATACTCAATTTCTTTATACTTGTTAATACTTAAATCATAGCCATTATCAACAATCTCACTCTTATCAACAAAGAACCACTTATCTTCCTTAGTCGGCTCAAGTTCCTTATCATCCATACACTTTCTAAAACTATCTATAATATCAGGTATATCATTAGCTTCTATCTCATTTCTCTTATCATCTAAGCTATATCCATCAGCTTGCATATCATAAAACCAAACCTTGTCAGTTTGTCCACCCTTAGTAAATATAAGTATACCAGTAGACACCCCAGCATAAGGTTTAAACACACCACTAGGCATAGATATAACTGCTCTTAACTCACACTCTTCAATAATCTTTTTTCTAACATCTTTATGAGCTTTAGATGAACCAAATAGCACACCATCTGGAACTATTACAGCACCTCTACCACCCATATCAAGTATTCTATCTATAAGTGCTAAGAATAATAATTCAGTCTTTTTAGTTTTAACAACACTTCTTAAACTCTTGTTTATATCACCTTCGTCTATACTTCCCTTAAACGGAGGATTCGCTAGTACTAATGAATATTTATCTTCTTCATCATATTGACTAGATAGTGCATCAACTTGAGTTATTTGAGGATTTTCTATACCATGAAGCATTAAGTTCATAGCTGCTATTCTAAACATAGATGGGTCAAATTCAGTAGCATTAAACATCTTATTTTTATAATGCTCCCATCCATCACTATCTATCATATCCCCTATCTTATCGTGAAGTATTCCTTCTTCATCAGTAAATACACTATCCTTATCAGTATACTTTCTTAATATATACTCACTAGCACTTACTAAAAATCCTGCCGTACCACAAGATGGGTCTGTAATTACGTCTCTTATATCTGGATCCATAAGCTCCACCATCATATTTATTATATGTCTTGGTGTTCTAAACTGACCATTTACACCTGCTGTTGCTAGTTTTGATAATAGATATTCATATAAATCACCGTTTGTATCATTATCATCTAAGTTTATAGAGCTTATTAGTTGAACTGCTTCATATAATAAACTTGGCTTTTGTATTAAAAACACAGCATCTTTCATTTGATCTGCAAATATACTATTATCATCTGAATATGATTTTAAAAATGGGAATACTTTATCTTGCATATTTTTAAAACTAGCTTCAGAATCATAATGAACAAACTCCGACCATCTTAAATTATCACTATTTAAGTTAAGTCTATTTACTTCACTTTCATCCATAGCTTGTATGTATTTTTCAAATACTGTAGTATATGGCTTTTTTATTCTTTTTGCTTTCTTTTCTTTTGATATTTCCGCATCATCTAATTTTTTTATAAATAATAGATATGATATTTGCTCTACAACAGTTAGGGGATTTGATATTCCTCCTGACCAAAAGCTATCCCATAATCTATCTATTTTACTTTTTATTTCTGAATTAAGCATTATTTCCCTCTTTCTACTTCTTTATGTTTATTTTTTCACCATTGTATTATCTACTAAGTCAATTACTATATTTGCACTTTTTAAAAAGTCCAAACCTAATAATCCATTTACTCTTTCCTCTGGATCAATTTCTCCAAAGTCTATTCTTATATTATCTACACATATATCTTTACAAGAAACTTTATCTATTAGCTTTCTTACTGAATAACCTATTGTTCCACCATATCCAGATGCTCTTACAATAGTATCATCTTCACTAAATCCAACATTCATCTCTTCTAAGTATTCAGGTATTATTATTGTATGTGATGCTCCAGTATCAACTATAACATCTTTTACTATTATAGTTTTACCTTCGTGACTTAGTTCTAAGTCTGTATATAAAAGACCATTTTTAAACTCTATTTTTTGCATTTTACATACCTCTTCTGATTCCTATATTTCTGACCACATCTATTATAAAGTTTTCATTTTTAGTACTATATACTACTTGCTTATTTTTACATTTTATAAATTCTCTCATAGCCTCTTTATCATCACTTATAGCTTTTATAACGGCTACTTCATCTACATATTCTTTTTCACCTACTATATGAGATTCTAAGATTTCAAGCTTAACAAACTTATTAGGATATAAGTTTCTTACTTCTTCCCATTTCATAATATCACCTCAATTTTTTATTTTAAGCAATATGTATTAAGCATATATATCATCTTCTTCTGCTTTATATGGTTCTATTAAATCAAATACTTCATCACAAAGTTTTTCATTAAATATTCCATCTATACCATCTTTACTTAGTGTTGTATATTTTCCTTCATATAATGATGCAAATGATATTCCTCTGTTTTTTAGTATATCATCTTTTATCATTTTAATCATATTCATTTGCTTTACGTTCATTTTAGAGTGATGTGTATTTATAAATTCATCAAATTTAGTATTTAATTCTTCTTCATCTACTCCTACAAATTTTCTAATTATACCTATAACATCTTCCTTGCTTACATGAGCTTTTTTTGATAATTCATCTAAACTAAATTCTATTTTACCAGTATTAAATATATCATAGATAGAGTCTAGTTCTTTAGTTGTTATTTCTTTACCTTTTCTTATCTTTTGAATAACTAGATTCATATTCATTTCTTCTTCTAAAGATTTTTTTACTCTTTCTATATAAGCGTCAACATTTACTTGTCCATAATTATCACTTGTTTCTATATCTTTTACTAACATAGTACTATCTTTTATATCTATCTCTACAAATGTCTTAGAATTTTTAGACTTATATTTCATTAAATCTCTTAAAAGTAATCTTATTTCTTCTAGCTCTTTGTAGTTTAGACTTCCCCACTTTTCTATTTTGAGAAGCTCTTTTACATAATCACGAACTCCATTAAATTGATTCATAGTCGTATTAAGCCTAGATAAATCTCCTACAACTTTTGATACATGAGTAATTATTTTAGGATCCTCATTTATTTTTAATATCTGCATTTTATACATTGAGTTATCAAATAGTATAGCATCTCTATGTTCACTTACATCTACCCAGCTCATTAGTGGAGCTATATTTTTCATCAATTTATCTATTAAGTTTTTATCTATATTTGCCCATACTTTATCGGGTTTTAATGATTCTATAAGTTTTTTATTTTTTCTTATTTCTACTGATTTTTCTGGTAGAGAGTCTATATCTTCTCTTATTAGATTTACTATGTTATTTACTTCTTCTTCTAAACTTTCAGATTTTAATATTTCTAAAAGTTTTACTCTACTTTCAAATCTAGTTTGAAGTGATGATTTAGCTTCTCTTGGAACTATACCTTCTGGTTTTTCTTCAAAGAACTCAAAGTTTTGCCAATGGTCAAATATATAAAATTCTTCTTTATCTTCACCATCACCAAATAGATCTGGGCAAAGTCTTGTTCCTCTACCTATCATTTGTAAAAACTTAACTTTTGAATATATTGGCTTAGCAAATACTAAATTTACTACTTCTGGAACGTCTACTCCTGTATCTAGCATATCTACTGATATTGCAATTTTAGGTCTTTGTTCTTCTTTAAATCTTTTAAGTACATCATCTTTATTTTTTATATCTGAATGTATTATAGCTGCTAAATCACCATTATATTGAGGATACATTTCATCAAATAGTTTTAAAAGTAATGTTGCATGATTTTTATTTTTAGCAAATACTATAGTTTTACCTATTTCATCTTTTACTTTAATTCCATTTTCCATTAAGTTTTGTAGTATTTTTCTATTTGTATCTTTGTTACTTACAAATTCCTCTAAAGCATTTTTATCAAAATCTATTTGTTCCTCATCTAGTCCATTTTCTTCTAAATCTCTTTTTTGATCTTCATTTAAATTATTCCATCTTATACCTTTTCTTAAAAACTCCGTTGAAGCATCTTTAGCTCTATATTTTAATAGATACTGTGGTCTGTGATTTACAGCTTCTTCGTATGAATAAGAAAATGTCGGGTCTTTATCACCACAATCAAAGCATGTAAATGTATTTCTATTTATAAATCCTACTGGTGTTGCTGTAAGTCCTACTATATAAGCATCAAAGTAATTTACGATATCTTTATATACTTTATATATACTTCTATGGGCTTCGTCACATATTATAAGGTCAAAGAAACCTACACTAAATTCATGGTAATAATTTATCATTGTTTGATAAGTTGAGAAGTATAATACTGATTCTCTATCTTGTGATGTTTTTGATGTTATTCTCATTTGTGGGGTATTTGGCATAAATGTTTTGAAACTACTTTTATCTCTACTTGCTTGTTTCACTAGCTCATCTCTATCAGCTAAAAATAATACTCTTTTTACATGATTAGCTTCTATCATACCTTTTACTAGAGATATTGCTGTTCTCGTTTTACCACATCCTGTTGCCATTACTACTAGAGATTTTCTATGCCCTTTTTCAAACTTTTCATATACACTTTTTATACCTTCTATTTGGTAGCTTCTACCACTTATATTTGTATCTATTTCAATACTACTAAGAAGTCTTTTGTTTTTATGTTTAAACATTTCATACTCTAAGTCTTCTAAGGTATAAAATCCCCATACAAGTCTTGGAGCACTATATTTATCATCCCACATATACGTTTCGTATCCATTTGTGAAGTATATTATAGGTCTTATACCAGTTTGTGCTTCTATACCATCTGCATAAGATTTAGCTTGTTGTTGACCTACATATGGATCTACCATAGTTCTTTTAGCTTCTACTACTGCTATAGGGTTTTCTTTTTTGTCTAGTAATACATAATCAGCAAATCCTACTTTACCATTTTCACCTTTGTAGTTTTCTATTTTATATTCTTTAACTACTTTACTACCACAAACTTCCCACCCTGCTTGTTCAAGCAGTACATCTATTAGTTTTTTTCTAGTTTGAACTTCATTTAAGTCAAGCTCATCTTCTACTTTTTTAAGTTCTATATAATTACTTATTATAGAAGTTTCCTTTAACTCTTCTTTTACTTCTTCTATCTCTTTTTTATTATCTTCTTCTATTTCTTCAACTTCTTTTTTGTAGTCATCTATCTTATAAACTTTTTTAGACCCTGATTTTGGCATTTTAAATTTGAGTGGAAGTATAGACTTGTCCTTAGTTGCATTTATATAAAACCAAGCACTTATTTTTACCATTGCAATTAAAGCTTCTTTAGCTTTATCTTTATCATCCATAGCTTCATGCATTGCTTTATTACCATGAAGTCTCACTATATTAAACCAATCTGGTATAGATTGATTGATGTTTACTGTTCTTAGCTTTTTTATTTTATCATCTTGAGTTGCAAATCTATCTATTTCTATTTTTAAAGCTGCTAATACTAAATCTATTAATTGTTCCCCTAGTATTCTAGTCTTTAGCATAGAAGCATTTGGATCGGTTACTATATATGTTTCTGCTTGCATTCCTAATTTTTTTAGATTCGACCATCTATCTAAAAAATAAAAATTTGACATTTTTTAAATTCTCCCCTTTTTATTTTATAATATTTCAATTTATGATATTTACATAAATATTATTATATCATCTACATGTACTTTATAGTTAAAATATATTGATTAAACTCTCTAGTTTATATTTTAATGAGCTTGATTTTCAGATCAAATTTATTAACTTTACTTCGACAAATAAATTATGAACGTAAAAAAAATTAGTTATGAACTTTAAAACTATTTTAGTTATAAATTAGCCTATTTTTTGCAACTAAAAGAGTTGACGCATGAATAACATCTTCACGCTCCAACTCTTTTGTTATAACATATATTAAGCTTTTTTATAATTAATAATATTTCTAACTTGCATTTCAGTTATACCAAATCTTCTTGCCAAGTTCTTGTAATTTCCATCAAAGTTTTCCTTAATCAATTTATTCCTAAACGACTTAACAACACTATTTTCACTAGGTATATAAACATTGCCTCCACCAGCTAATTTTATCAATTCTTTCACATTTTCAATACCAATAGTATCTATAATATCACCTAGTGATTCTGGTAGATCTTCTTTAGTTAAATATTCTAACATAAAGTACCTCCATATTTAATTCTAAATATCTATATAATATATACGTTTATAATACCCCCTAATCCTCTTTATTTCAACATTTATAAAATATATCATCTAAATAAACTACTTTACATTAATTCATCATATTGTTTTTTTTATTGAACAACTTTAGATTATAAAACCATTTTTCTACTATGTATTAAAATTCTTTTTTCAAAAACTTTTATAAAAAGTTTTAATATATTCTAAAATTCTAAATCCTTATACTTATCTCAAGAAGCAAACAACTTCTAAAAACTAAGGAGGTATTTATTATGGCAATATCAACTAAAAATCCATCAGGATTAAAATTAAAATTTCAAACAGGTACAGATCCTATAACTCAAAAAGTTATAGTAAAGACTAAGACTTACTCAAATTTAAAACCATCAGCATCTAATGATGATGTATACGAAGTAGGAGAAATATTAGCTTCACTTCAAGGACATTCTTTATTAGAAATAGCTAAAATTGACAATACAACTCTATCAGCATAGAAGTTAATATACTTTTGAGCAATTTGAAAGATAACTTTAGATAATCAGTTGCTCAAACTTAAATTTATATAAAATTCGCTTTACTCATTTCGCCAACGATACAATCCTCGCTCACGCGTCGGTTGCATCCGTTGCTCAAATAAAAATTGGAGGTATTTATCATGGATATAAAAAAGAAATTAGTTATGAACTTTAAAACTGTTTTAGGTAAAAAGGTAGCTTTATCAGTAGATAATCCTAGAGAGGATTTAAATGAATCAGAAATAAAGACTGCTATGGAAAATATATTATCTAAAAATATATTTACATCAAATGGTGATGATTTGGTTGCTTTTGTTGATGCTAAAGTAGTTGAAACTGGAACTACTGATTATGATTTAAAATTATAATCAAATTTAAAGACTATGTTAAGATTCTAAATTTTTTAGACCTTTATCATAGTCTTTTTTTAAACATATATTATTAATTGAAAGGATGATATTTATGTATTCAGAAATTCAAACTTTAATAGCTTCTGTAGGTTTCCCAATAGCTATTAGCATGTATTTGCTTGTTAGGATTGAAGGAAAGCTTCAGACTCTATCTGATAGTATTAATGAATTATCTAAAAATATATTAAGTATGAAATAGATTTTATTATAAATATCAAGTAAACTAAAGCTATATTTTGATGATTCAGGCTGCTTAATATTTATCTCTTTTGAGATTTTACGATATTTAAACGCTCAATTTTGGCTTTGTATTTAATTTATGAAAAAGAGATATTAATTTTTTATTAATATCTCTTGAATAAACTATATAATATAAAATCTATCTAATTAGTTGCAACATCTTATGTTATTATTTAAAGTATCATATTAAATAAAATTTTTATACAACATGATACTAAGCTTAATAAAATTTAATCAACATTAATTATTCCATACTCCTTGATTAAACTATCTAGCTTATCATCTAGAAAAGATTTAGCTACCGATGTAATTCTTATATGAGATTTTTGATGATGTCTTTTTCTTATATCCTCTTGTTTTAGGTTTCGACCTATTGTATTAGGGTATAAATTTGTGCCTAATTCCATTATAACTGTATTTAATGATATACCATTGACTATTTCTGTATCTATTATCTCTATATCATATAATTCAACATAATATGGATATCTCTCTAACAATACATTTCCAATTCTATCAACGTCATCAGTTACATTAGTTTCTAAATATCCGTAGCTTTTTGCTCTCCCAATTATTATTGGAATTGCATTTCCTTTTTCATCATAACTTAAAACAGATAAATATATTCTAGCACCACGCTCTATACTTCTTGGCTTCCTAGGGAAATGATTTGTGTATACACCTTTAGATTTTAGCTTTTTAGGAAAATATTTATAATTATTATCCCATCTATTTTCTCCTGTACCTTCAAATTTAATCCAAGCTATTTCATTACTTTCTTCTAATTCTTTCTTTAGAAACTGCTCAACCAAGTCTATTTCTTTCTGATCTATATCTTTTCTTAATTTACTGATATCAGCTCCCCATTTTTTGTTATTAGTAAATTTAACTAATCTATCTTTTCTATTCTTAAATATATTATCTGTAAGTTCAAACTCTTCTCTAATTTTATTAAGGGTTATCTCCCAACTACCACTGCACTTTATACTTTGAATTAATTCTTCAAAGTAATCATTAAGATTCTTTAACAATTCATACTCATCTTCTATTGCTAGTGAAAGTTCATGGTTACTCTTAAACCCACCAATTGTAAAATTGGCTGAACCTATAATTCCAAAATTATCATCTACTAAATACAATTTACTATGTAAATCCTTTAGCCCATACAAAGTTACATTGGACTCCTTTAATATTTTTAATGCATCTAAACTACTTACTCCTTCTAAAAAATCCTGTCTGTAAAACCTTGTAATTATGATACATTCACATTTAGGATTCTCTTTCATAAATTGTGCTATTATTTTAGATGTACTTAATCCTATAAACGGGCTTATTATTTTTATACTTTTATTAACACACTTTAATGCATTTTTAAAGCTTAGCATATGTTCCCTTGTCAGTAATTCTATAGACATAAATTTTTCCCCCTCTATTTATTCCTCCTTATACTATACCCTATCATCATATTATATTTTATTTTATCTAATTTAATTACTTATTCTAAGTTATTCAACCTATTGAGCTATTCTCTTTTAAATAATTATGAAAAAAGTATGTTTAGCACATAATACATATCTTGTTTAAATAATCTTGATGACATTTTCTACAAATATTATCTTAGAAGCTTTTACTTCCGATAACTTAAATAAGTATTCTTTTGTATAATATTTTTTATTTATCATACTTTGTACATTCCTAACCTTTCTATACAAATAGCCTATAATTTAGCTTTTTCCCCTTAACTTGGACTAACTTACACATTTCAACTAATCTACTTCCTATAGCTTCATCAACGTTTAATAGTCCATCAACATCCAGCTCACAACTAACAATTACAGGCAACTTATTAAAATATCTGTAATTAATCAGCTCAAATATAATATTGATATCACTATCAGTGACCTTCCCCTTAAACAAGTCATCAATCAAAAGTACTCTTGCAACTTTGTACTTCCCTAGCACCCTATGATAATAAACATCATCCATAATATTTTGCTTAAGTTTTGTTATCACTTCTCTATAACTCATATACACTACACCTACACTATTTTCCATAAGCTCATTAGCTATTGCTAGGCTAAGGTGGGTCTTGCCTGACCCAACTTGTCCCATAAACATAATAGAATTACATCTATTATTTTCAATATCCTTAAAATATTTAGAGTAAGTACA
Above is a genomic segment from Romboutsia lituseburensis containing:
- a CDS encoding Mor transcription activator family protein, which codes for MLEYLTKEDLPESLGDIIDTIGIENVKELIKLAGGGNVYIPSENSVVKSFRNKLIKENFDGNYKNLARRFGITEMQVRNIINYKKA
- a CDS encoding YvrJ family protein — its product is MYSEIQTLIASVGFPIAISMYLLVRIEGKLQTLSDSINELSKNILSMK
- a CDS encoding ATP-binding protein; this encodes MENLETNVREYRCAKCRDLTFIVEDGVATACECRGVRQAEEILKRSGISEEFRNKRFSNFVYGSQRQIIDAYKEACTYSKYFKDIENNRCNSIMFMGQVGSGKTHLSLAIANELMENSVGVVYMSYREVITKLKQNIMDDVYYHRVLGKYKVARVLLIDDLFKGKVTDSDINIIFELINYRYFNKLPVIVSCELDVDGLLNVDEAIGSRLVEMCKLVQVKGKKLNYRLFV
- a CDS encoding retropepsin-like domain-containing protein, which encodes MQKIEFKNGLLYTDLELSHEGKTIIVKDVIVDTGASHTIIIPEYLEEMNVGFSEDDTIVRASGYGGTIGYSVRKLIDKVSCKDICVDNIRIDFGEIDPEERVNGLLGLDFLKSANIVIDLVDNTMVKK
- a CDS encoding DEAD/DEAH box helicase family protein; this translates as MSNFYFLDRWSNLKKLGMQAETYIVTDPNASMLKTRILGEQLIDLVLAALKIEIDRFATQDDKIKKLRTVNINQSIPDWFNIVRLHGNKAMHEAMDDKDKAKEALIAMVKISAWFYINATKDKSILPLKFKMPKSGSKKVYKIDDYKKEVEEIEEDNKKEIEEVKEELKETSIISNYIELKKVEDELDLNEVQTRKKLIDVLLEQAGWEVCGSKVVKEYKIENYKGENGKVGFADYVLLDKKENPIAVVEAKRTMVDPYVGQQQAKSYADGIEAQTGIRPIIYFTNGYETYMWDDKYSAPRLVWGFYTLEDLEYEMFKHKNKRLLSSIEIDTNISGRSYQIEGIKSVYEKFEKGHRKSLVVMATGCGKTRTAISLVKGMIEANHVKRVLFLADRDELVKQASRDKSSFKTFMPNTPQMRITSKTSQDRESVLYFSTYQTMINYYHEFSVGFFDLIICDEAHRSIYKVYKDIVNYFDAYIVGLTATPVGFINRNTFTCFDCGDKDPTFSYSYEEAVNHRPQYLLKYRAKDASTEFLRKGIRWNNLNEDQKRDLEENGLDEEQIDFDKNALEEFVSNKDTNRKILQNLMENGIKVKDEIGKTIVFAKNKNHATLLLKLFDEMYPQYNGDLAAIIHSDIKNKDDVLKRFKEEQRPKIAISVDMLDTGVDVPEVVNLVFAKPIYSKVKFLQMIGRGTRLCPDLFGDGEDKEEFYIFDHWQNFEFFEEKPEGIVPREAKSSLQTRFESRVKLLEILKSESLEEEVNNIVNLIREDIDSLPEKSVEIRKNKKLIESLKPDKVWANIDKNLIDKLMKNIAPLMSWVDVSEHRDAILFDNSMYKMQILKINEDPKIITHVSKVVGDLSRLNTTMNQFNGVRDYVKELLKIEKWGSLNYKELEEIRLLLRDLMKYKSKNSKTFVEIDIKDSTMLVKDIETSDNYGQVNVDAYIERVKKSLEEEMNMNLVIQKIRKGKEITTKELDSIYDIFNTGKIEFSLDELSKKAHVSKEDVIGIIRKFVGVDEEELNTKFDEFINTHHSKMNVKQMNMIKMIKDDILKNRGISFASLYEGKYTTLSKDGIDGIFNEKLCDEVFDLIEPYKAEEDDIYA
- a CDS encoding phospholipase D-like domain-containing protein gives rise to the protein MSIELLTREHMLSFKNALKCVNKSIKIISPFIGLSTSKIIAQFMKENPKCECIIITRFYRQDFLEGVSSLDALKILKESNVTLYGLKDLHSKLYLVDDNFGIIGSANFTIGGFKSNHELSLAIEDEYELLKNLNDYFEELIQSIKCSGSWEITLNKIREEFELTDNIFKNRKDRLVKFTNNKKWGADISKLRKDIDQKEIDLVEQFLKKELEESNEIAWIKFEGTGENRWDNNYKYFPKKLKSKGVYTNHFPRKPRSIERGARIYLSVLSYDEKGNAIPIIIGRAKSYGYLETNVTDDVDRIGNVLLERYPYYVELYDIEIIDTEIVNGISLNTVIMELGTNLYPNTIGRNLKQEDIRKRHHQKSHIRITSVAKSFLDDKLDSLIKEYGIINVD
- a CDS encoding DUF2922 domain-containing protein, with translation MDIKKKLVMNFKTVLGKKVALSVDNPREDLNESEIKTAMENILSKNIFTSNGDDLVAFVDAKVVETGTTDYDLKL
- a CDS encoding restriction endonuclease subunit S — protein: MSKKLPQGWKEYTLKECTTFLDGLRKPVKEQNRVPGPYPYYGANGIQGSIDSYIFDEELVLLAEDGGHFGSKEKPIAYMIEGKSWVNNHAHVLRANKGIITTKYLCKALSFYNVMKYVTGSTRLKLTKGAAEKIILKVPPLEEQERIVSILERAEGAISKREECNRLLDELVKSRFIEMFGDPVINPKGWEKRKLADECNIVTGNTPSRKVDEYYGDYIEWIKSDNITNAGTYLTTAKEYLSEEGLKVGRSVEANSILMTCIAGSLKCIGNVAIADRMVSFNQQINGIETLDNNVFFMFEQFNLSQAYIQSTINMALKGILSKSQLSELEFIFPPIEVQNEFAIFFKQVDKLKFEMQSSLEELQNNFNSLMQRAFNGEL
- a CDS encoding DUF1659 domain-containing protein; its protein translation is MAISTKNPSGLKLKFQTGTDPITQKVIVKTKTYSNLKPSASNDDVYEVGEILASLQGHSLLEIAKIDNTTLSA
- a CDS encoding type I restriction-modification system subunit M, which translates into the protein MLNSEIKSKIDRLWDSFWSGGISNPLTVVEQISYLLFIKKLDDAEISKEKKAKRIKKPYTTVFEKYIQAMDESEVNRLNLNSDNLRWSEFVHYDSEASFKNMQDKVFPFLKSYSDDNSIFADQMKDAVFLIQKPSLLYEAVQLISSINLDDNDTNGDLYEYLLSKLATAGVNGQFRTPRHIINMMVELMDPDIRDVITDPSCGTAGFLVSASEYILRKYTDKDSVFTDEEGILHDKIGDMIDSDGWEHYKNKMFNATEFDPSMFRIAAMNLMLHGIENPQITQVDALSSQYDEEDKYSLVLANPPFKGSIDEGDINKSLRSVVKTKKTELLFLALIDRILDMGGRGAVIVPDGVLFGSSKAHKDVRKKIIEECELRAVISMPSGVFKPYAGVSTGILIFTKGGQTDKVWFYDMQADGYSLDDKRNEIEANDIPDIIDSFRKCMDDKELEPTKEDKWFFVDKSEIVDNGYDLSINKYKEIEYEEVVYEASEVIMEKLEKLEMSILEDIKALKKMVNGHE